Genomic DNA from uncultured Fibrobacter sp.:
AGCGAAAAGGCGATCCCCTGCCCCATGGTGTCAAGCCCCGCCTTCTGGTAGAGGGCATGCAAAACGGCATCCTTGATCTTTGCATCCACCAGAATCATCACAATCTCTTTTTCGGGCTGGATCGCGATATGGAAAAACGACTCGGCTTCCTTGTTCGCCGTACCACGGGCATTCAGAATCGTACCGCCACGGGCACCGGCATCTTTCGCCGCTTCCATCACGGTTTCAGAGAATCCGGTATTCACAATACAAAAGATGACTTCGTGATTGAATCCGCTCATTTTTCGTTTCTCCGTACCGCATTGCGGTTGTCGCTTAAAAAGTTGAAGATGGACTTGCCGATAATGCTTGCCATGGGAATCGTGTAGGCAATGCCCTTGCCGCCCTCAATCGTGTTGAACTTTTCGGCAAGGCTTTCGAGGGCTGCCTGCAGCTGGTTTTCGCCAATCACGCTGATGATGACGGCGCGGTTAGAATCGGCAAGGCCCATGGCCGTCGCAATTTCACGCGGGGCGGTCCCCTGCCCGAACAGCACCATCTGCATATTCACGCCAAAAGACTGAATGTGGTCCATGTAGAAATCCGCCTTTGCACGGCTCACCACCGTAATCAAAATCTTGAGGCGGTTCATCGAGACCTTGGCACGCGTGTTTCCGCGCAAAGCCTTACTCCGAATTTTCTTTTCGATTTCCACAGTGCCCCCTACATAAAGTCGATAATCTGTTCGTCGTCGGCATCCTGGATGCGACGCATCATCATACGGTTACGGAGAGCCGTCGAGACGGTCGCCCTGAAACCGAGCACCTGAATGGTAATCAAGGGCGTCATCGCGACCATCGCGACAATACCGAAAGCATAGTTCAAAATGGAATCGCCCCCGTCACGGATAACCGCACAGGCACCAATCGCAAGCGGAAGGATAAAGCTAGAGGTCAGCGGACCGCTCGCGACTCCACCCGAGTCAAAAGCAATCGCCGTATAAAGTTTCGGGACAAAGAACGAAAGCCCAAGCGAAATAAAGTAACCTGGAATCAGGTAGTAAATAACCGGGAAACCGACGATAATGCGAATCATCGAAAGGCCTATGGAAAGCCCCACGCCCACCGAAAGCGCAATCAGCATCGAGCGCTTAGTCACAAGGCCTCCCGTCACCTCTTCGACCTGCTTGTTCAAAACGTGAACGGCGGGTTCTGCAAGCACCACCACCATTCCAAGCACAAAACCGGCCGCCACCAGCGCATGGGGCATATTACCCAACTGTTTGCCCAGTTCAAAACCGATCGGCATGAACCCGACCGCCACGGCCGTCAAAAACACCACCAGGCCCACGAACGTGTACACAATGCCAAACGCCATCGGGATAAGCTTGTTCCAGGAAAGGCGAAGCACCGTCAGCTGCAAAAGCATGAAAAAAATCACGATGAGCCCGAGAGCGACAAACACCTCTACGGCAATGTCCACAATGGTCGGCAGGAAATTCGACCCAAGGCAGGCGTCAATGGAATACGCCGATTCTGAAAGCTGATAAGTGAGGTCACCATGTGAAAAAATCACAAGACCCATGAGCGCGATAATAGGGCCCACCGAGCAAAGCGCAATCAGGCCGAAGCTGTTCTCGTTCGCGTTCTTACCGCCAATGGCACCTGCCACACCCACGCCAAGCGACATGATAAAGGGAACCGTGATAGGCCCCGTCGTCACGCCCCCCGAATCGAACGACAGGGGCACGAACATGTCCTTGCCGAAGGTCACCATCAGCATGCCGAACATGAACAGCAGCATGTAAAAGAAGATGATAATCGTCGAAAGGTCACGCTTGAAAACGATTTTCACAATCGAAAGGCCAAGGAAAAGGCCCACCCCGATACCAATCGTCGCGATCAGGAGCGTAGGTTCCACCGCGTTTTTCACCTGTTCGGCAAGCACCGAAAGGTCGGGTTCAGCAACCGTAATGAGCACGCCCATCACAAAGCACACCGAAGCGAGCAACTGCAGGCGCCGCGACTTGGTAAGGCCCGACCCCACATGTTCACCCATCGGGGTCATGGCAAGGTCGGCCCCCAGGTTAAAAAGGCCGATACCCCCCGTCAAAAACACGGCACAAACACAGAAAACGACCAGCTGCTTGAAGGTGAGCTGCACAAGCGGCGTAAACGACACCGCAAGCACAATCAGCGTCACCGGCAATACCGAGGCGAACGCCTCGCGCAACTTGTCCAGCATAATCTTAAACATCCTCGGGAAATATAGAAAAACGCAAGAAAATGCACTTTTTTATAATTATTTTTCGTAAAAGATGCAACCGACGGACATTTTGGGGCATCAAAAGGGTACAATGGACGAAAAAGTGATACTTCAACACCTGCAAGAAGGTAGCCGCGAGGCGCTCGCGATGCTGTGGGATTCCCATAGCGGCCACGTGCTGAACCTAGCCTTCCGCATGCTGAAGGATCGCGACCAGGCAGAAGACATCCTGATGGATGTCTTTGTGCAGATTCCGAAAGCGGTGCAGGGTTTTCGCGGACAGTCCGCTATTGCGACATGGCTCTACAGGCTTACGGTAAATGCCTGCCTGATGAAGTTGCGCAGCGACAAGCGCCACCGCGAACTTGAAGAGGAACACCTCGAAGTTATCGTGGAATCGGCACTCGGCAAAGAGAAAAGCGTCAACGAAAACTTCGACCCGGAACTTTTGGGAATGGGGCTGAACGCACTCCCCGCCGAAACGCGAAGCATGCTCTGGCTGAAAGACGCCGAAGATTTGGACGTGAAGGACCTCGCCGAAATCTACGGGATGCCCGAGGGCACCATCAAGGCACGCCTCAGCCGCGCAAGAACTTTCGTCCGGAACTATTTGAACGAAAGATGCCCGACCAAGTCGGACAAAACCAATGGCAACAAGAAAGGAGCTTAACCATGTCTACTAAAATCGACTTCTCGAAAATGGAGCGGCTCACTCCTCGGGCTGACTCGTGGGACAAGGTCTGCGCCCGCCTCGACGCCGAAAAGTGCATACCCCTCAAGGCCGCCCCCAAGAATATCATTTCGATCAAGAGCTGGTACAGCGCGATTCCCCTGGCCGCAAGCTTTGTGCTTGTAAGCCTGACCGCGATTTTGCCGTCTTTCTCGAACGACATCGAAGGTAACGAAACCATTCTGGCCGACAAGGCCTCTACCGAGTACGTTTCGATCAACAGTTCCGCGCCGTCCGAAGTTCTGAGCTGGTACGAAAGCCTCGGAAGCTCCACCAGCGACGAATTCGAGACCCTCGAGGAAACCGTAGGATTTAACTATCTCATAAAGGAGTAACTCTATGAACGGAAACAAACTCTTCGCGGCAAGCATTGCGATTCTTGCCCTCGCCCTAGGATTTTTCCTGGGAACACTCAAAGGCGACTGTTGCTGTAGCGGCATGGGCATGTCCTGTTGTAAAAAGGGCGCCCCCTGTGAACACAGCGCGATGAACGCCCCCTGCGACTGTATGAAGGGACTGCCCTGCTCTTGCGAAAAGAACGGCCAGCCCTGCCACTGCCCGAACTGCGCCAAGCACGGCCACAAGGGTCCGCACGGTGACTTTGACAAGGGCCACGGCCCTAAGCACAAGGGCAAGATGGATTTTGCCGCCATGGATTCCCTGTTGCAGGTGACCCCGGAACAGAAGGCCGCCATCGAAGAAAGCCGCACCAAGGGTGACTCCGTCTTTAAGGTTCTCCGCAAGCAGAAACACGAAGCGGAAAAGGCCCTGGGCGCAGCGCTTGAAAGCAGAGACGCCGCAGGTATCGATGCTGCCAAGGCAAAGGTACTCGACGCTGACAAGGCCCTGCTCGAACACCGCATCAACGGAATGGCCGCGCTCGGCAAGATCCTGACCGCAGAACAGTTCGAAAAGTTCAACGCTTTCCACAAGGAACAGATGAAGAACTTCAAGGAGCGCTGGATGAACGGACCTAAAGGTCCTGGACCGCACCCCGGCATGGGCCCTGGCCCGCACGGTGAACACGGCCCGCATGAAGGCTTCCCGCCTCCCCCGGCAAACTAAAAAAAACTAGAATTTGATCCTTGATAAGCAACAAGTCCTCGGCAGCAATGCCGGGGACTTTCTTATAAACAAGCGACGTTTCTCTAGTTACTTTTTCATGAACGAGAGGTTCTGCGCCACCCGGAAAATGCCTTCGGCACGGTGCTTGTTGTTCGCCGAAATTCCGTTGAGCATCTCCAAGAAACGGGTCAGCTCCAGTACGCCGCCGCCCTGTTTGAGCACGTGTACGGAGCAAAGCGAAATCACGCCGAGCGAAGAGTTAATGATATCCAGGTCGGTGTTTGCCAACTGGAATGCGGCCAGCTGGTAAGCATCTTCGGAATTTCTCTTGATGCACTTGTCGATATCCCCCAAGGTCCTGAAGCCGAAGGAGACAAATACGCTCAAGAACCGGGTGAGAGACGTCTCGTGGATTTCAGCCTGGTTGATGGAGGCAATTTTCTTGTTCAGCATGTCGAACGGACGCAATTGCAGGTAGTTGCCGAACGAATCGCCGTTCAGCTCCACTTCGTCGAAGCTGCCGGAACTTACCAGGGACTGCACCTGACGACGGTAATCGTTGATTCCCGAACGGATCAGGCAGAACTGTTCGTCGACCAGTTCCAACATTCCCGCAAGGCGATTCAAGTTGCGCAGGTACTCCTTGGGAACCTCGAAGCCAGACTTGTAGCCGGTATCGTGGTCGAGCACAGACCAAACATGCTGCAGAGCCGTACGCATCTGCACCTCGAAACGGATTTCGTTCAGCTGCGGATACTGAGGATCAAAATACCTTTCCTTGGGCAAGCGGCAAATGTAATGCAGCGAATTATAGCCGAAACTATGGATCTCATGCATCTTGCGCTTGTCAATACTGTTTTCCCAGTCAATTTCAAACAGGCGCCCCACAAGGGCCGCAATCTTGTCGACTTCATCGCTATAGAAGGTGATGACGCGGACACCCAGGATATCCGTCAGGTCCGAAAGGGAACTGTACTTGCCCGACTTGCGCTCTAGTTTGCCCGCAAGGCTATCTTCCGCCT
This window encodes:
- a CDS encoding P-II family nitrogen regulator, with amino-acid sequence MSGFNHEVIFCIVNTGFSETVMEAAKDAGARGGTILNARGTANKEAESFFHIAIQPEKEIVMILVDAKIKDAVLHALYQKAGLDTMGQGIAFSLPVDNVVGLTPWKAEIKAAEAVAEKAAEKFEAAVEKAEKKAD
- a CDS encoding DUF1538 domain-containing protein, with protein sequence MFKIMLDKLREAFASVLPVTLIVLAVSFTPLVQLTFKQLVVFCVCAVFLTGGIGLFNLGADLAMTPMGEHVGSGLTKSRRLQLLASVCFVMGVLITVAEPDLSVLAEQVKNAVEPTLLIATIGIGVGLFLGLSIVKIVFKRDLSTIIIFFYMLLFMFGMLMVTFGKDMFVPLSFDSGGVTTGPITVPFIMSLGVGVAGAIGGKNANENSFGLIALCSVGPIIALMGLVIFSHGDLTYQLSESAYSIDACLGSNFLPTIVDIAVEVFVALGLIVIFFMLLQLTVLRLSWNKLIPMAFGIVYTFVGLVVFLTAVAVGFMPIGFELGKQLGNMPHALVAAGFVLGMVVVLAEPAVHVLNKQVEEVTGGLVTKRSMLIALSVGVGLSIGLSMIRIIVGFPVIYYLIPGYFISLGLSFFVPKLYTAIAFDSGGVASGPLTSSFILPLAIGACAVIRDGGDSILNYAFGIVAMVAMTPLITIQVLGFRATVSTALRNRMMMRRIQDADDEQIIDFM
- a CDS encoding sigma-70 family RNA polymerase sigma factor, encoding MILQHLQEGSREALAMLWDSHSGHVLNLAFRMLKDRDQAEDILMDVFVQIPKAVQGFRGQSAIATWLYRLTVNACLMKLRSDKRHRELEEEHLEVIVESALGKEKSVNENFDPELLGMGLNALPAETRSMLWLKDAEDLDVKDLAEIYGMPEGTIKARLSRARTFVRNYLNERCPTKSDKTNGNKKGA
- a CDS encoding Spy/CpxP family protein refolding chaperone, whose product is MNGNKLFAASIAILALALGFFLGTLKGDCCCSGMGMSCCKKGAPCEHSAMNAPCDCMKGLPCSCEKNGQPCHCPNCAKHGHKGPHGDFDKGHGPKHKGKMDFAAMDSLLQVTPEQKAAIEESRTKGDSVFKVLRKQKHEAEKALGAALESRDAAGIDAAKAKVLDADKALLEHRINGMAALGKILTAEQFEKFNAFHKEQMKNFKERWMNGPKGPGPHPGMGPGPHGEHGPHEGFPPPPAN
- a CDS encoding (p)ppGpp synthetase; this encodes MEQETKKNYGLPPRETMILEEFREQHILFEKLLRVVRRILRESIAENKIYINAIEGRVKAEDSLAGKLERKSGKYSSLSDLTDILGVRVITFYSDEVDKIAALVGRLFEIDWENSIDKRKMHEIHSFGYNSLHYICRLPKERYFDPQYPQLNEIRFEVQMRTALQHVWSVLDHDTGYKSGFEVPKEYLRNLNRLAGMLELVDEQFCLIRSGINDYRRQVQSLVSSGSFDEVELNGDSFGNYLQLRPFDMLNKKIASINQAEIHETSLTRFLSVFVSFGFRTLGDIDKCIKRNSEDAYQLAAFQLANTDLDIINSSLGVISLCSVHVLKQGGGVLELTRFLEMLNGISANNKHRAEGIFRVAQNLSFMKK